The region TCTTTAAATGGCCTGAAACACCACATCCGCCGCCAAAAATGCAATACTTTCCAATAATGGTACTACCAGCTATAAATGTTGTTCCAGCTATTGCTGTATTCTGTCCAATTTCACAATTGTGGGCAATTTGAACTTGATTATCAATGATAACGCCGTCATCTATCTTGGTATGCGATAAAGCGCCACGGTCGATAGTAGTATTAGCGCCAATTTCAACATTGTCTCCAATACGAACACCACCCGTTTGTGGGATTTTAATCCAATTGCCGCGTTCGTTAGCATAACCAAAACCATCAGAACCAATTATACAACCAGAATGAAAAATACAATCCTGACCAACAACGACATCATAATAGAAGGTCACATTGGCTTTTAAACATGTACCAGAGCCAATGATAGATTGCTCACCAACAACGCTACCTGCGCCAATTTGCACATTATTACCAATAATAACATTAGCATCAATAACGGCATTAGCGCCTATAGCGACGTTTTCACCTAGCTGGGCTGAAGGATCTATTTGTGCAGAAGGATGAATGCCAGTAGTCACTTTAGGAGTGGTATCTAAAAGTTGAGCTACGCGCGCAAATCCAACATAAGGGTCTTTCAATACTAAAGCGTTACCAATGTAATCTTTAGCATCTTTTTCACTCAATAACACCGCACCAGCTTGAGAACTCTCAAGCTGTGCGCGATATTTACTATTGGCTAAAAAAGAAAGTTGATCTGAGGTCGCATCTTCTAAAGTCGCCACACTGGTAATAACCAAAGTATCGTCACCTTTAATCGATGCCCCCAACAGCTGACCAAGCTCTTTTAAAGTCACAGTTTTCATTAGTTGCCTTTACTTAACGCTTGGACAACTTTGTCGCTGATATCAGCTTCAGGCTTAACAAAAATTACAGCACCACGCTGAAGAACGATGTCATAAGACTCTTTCTCTGCGATTTTGTCGATTGCTTGCTGTACTTTTACAAGTAATTTATTTTGCTCTTCACCTTGACGACGACGCATATCTTCATCAAGTGCTTTGCCTTTCAGTTGGAAATCTGACTTTAGTGATTCCATTGTACGTACAAGATCAGTCTTTTGACTTTCACTCATTAATGCGCCATCACGTTGCTGTTTCTCAACAAGTGTACGCATTTCTTCTTGCATTTTTTGTACGTCAGCAACTCGATCACCAAACTCAGTCTTTAAAGACTGTGATATTTGTTCGCGTTGTGGCAGTTGCTCAAATACTTCGCCCATATCAACCACTGCAATTTTTTCCGCATGTGCCATCATAGGTGCACTTAAAAATGCCAGTGTAACTAACGTGCGATTTAACATCTTTTTCAAAATAGACTCCTTGTTATTATCAGCAAAACTTGCCGAGGATATTTTTTTAGAACGTTTTGCCAATATTGAACGAAAATATTTCTGTTTCATCATCTTCGTACTCTTTAATCGGCCAAGCTAAACTAAACACCATAGGTCCCATCGGTGATAGCCATTGGACACTCATACCCCAAGAGGCACGGATCCGGCTCGGATCACTATAATCTTCCAATTTGTCAAACTCATCGGCTGGAAGATTTCTATACGAGTCATAGTCAAACTCGGTATCCCATACATTACCAGCATCAACGAAGAAACTAGTACGTACTGAATTTGAATAAGCCTCATCCAAGAAAGGCACAGGAACGATCATTTCCATACTTGCGGTAGCGATTGCGTTACCACCAATAGAACGACCAGAACTCACTTGAACTCGGTTTGGATCACCCGGTAATGAACAGCTGTCACCAGCAGGATCCGGTGAGCAGGGTTCGCTACCACGGTATAAATAGAACGAACGAGGACCTACAGAATTCGACTTAAAGCCACGTAATGAGCTACTACCGCCAGAGTAATAGTTTTCCCAGAACGGTAGGATTTGATCATTATCATTAAACTGACCATAACCATTTGCATAACCTAATCGAGCTCTCGTTAGGAAAACGAAGCTATGATTGCGGGTTAACGGTATATAAAAGCTGGTGTCTAAATCAGTTTTAAAATACTGTAAATCTGAACCAGGTATCGTCGCTTTAGTACTAAAACGCTGTGATGAACCATCTGTTGGGAAGGTACCTCGGTTTAAAGTACTACGAGACCAGCCACCATTAACTTCGAAGTTATCAAAAGCTAAATCAGCATTAGGATCGTCGGACTCACGGTAAACATTGTAAAAGCGTAATGCCTGTTCGTAAGCTGAAATTTCAGAAATTTGGTTATGACGATAACCAATCCCGCCATTTAAACGGTTACTTTCGTTTATTGGGAAGCCTGAATTTACCGCAATACCATAGGAGTTATTTTTATAGCGTTCGAGGTTAGCCTCGTTAGCATCAAACTCACTCCAATAGACACTTCCGCCAAGACTCACACCATCTTTGGTAAAATATGGGTCAGTATACGAGAGGTTAACATTCTTAGAATATTTATTGGTATTCAAACTGACGCCGGCTTGGTTACCCGTACCGAGGAAGTTACTTTGCTGCACACCAAACTGTAAACTTAGTCCAGATTCAGTACCATAACCCACACCCGCATTGAATGAACCTGATGGTTGCTCTTTAACATTAAAGGCAATATCAACGAGATCATCACTACCTGGAACTTGCACTGTTTCGGTATCAACAGTTTCAAAGTAACCTAAACGGTTAAGCAGTGTTTTTGAGTATTCAACTTGGCCTGAGTTTAGCCACGCACCTTCCATTTGACGAAGTTCACGACGCATAACTTCATCTTTAGTGACCGTGTTACCGGTAAAGTTAATTGAGCGCACATAAACACGCTTACCAGGATTAACGTTAATATTTAACGCAACCGTTTTGGTTTCATCGTCAATTTCAGGATAAGTTTTAACTTCAGGATATGCGTAACCGAAACGACCTAGATATTTACTGTACATTTCTTCGGTAAATGTCACATCACCGCCGTTGTACATATCGCCTTCTTTAATCGGCAAAATGGCTTTCATTAACTTTTCACGGCCCATAAGCTCGCCAGTTAAGTTAACTTCTTTAACCTTGTACTTTTCACCTTCATCAACATTGATGGTGATATACAGACCTTTGCGATCTGGTGTCATCGCCACTTGTGTTGATGTCACATCAAAGCGAATATAACCTTGGTTATGATAATAAGTTTTAACGGTTTCTAAATCGGCTTCAAGTTTTTGCTTTTGGTAACGACGTTCACCAAATAGATCCCACCATGCAACGTAATCTTTAAGCTCAAGCAATCCTATCAATTCAGAATCTGAAAAAACGGTATTACCCACTACGTTGATTTGACGAATCTCAGCAGCTAAACCTTCGGTGAAATTGAATTTCAGCTCAACACGGTTACGAGGCAGATTAATAACTTCTGCTTCTACTTTCGCGCCGTATTTACCTACACCATAATAGAAATCTTGCAAGCCTTTCTCAATGCCTGACAACATGGTTCTATCGAGTGATTCACCAATTTTAATGCCTGAGCCATCCAAACTTTCTTGGAGTTGCTCATCTTTGATATCTTTATTACCTTCAAAAGTAACCGCGCTAATAGTTGCACGCTCTTTTACGGCAACAATTAGAATCCCATCATCATGACTGACATTGATGGTTTCGAAGTTAGTTGAGGCATACAAGCTTTTTATCGCTTGCTGTAATTTAACTTGATCTACAGTATCGCCCACTTTAACGGGCAAACTTAACAAGGCAGCACCAAGTGCAACTCGCTGTAAACCATCTATCTGGATGTCGGTCACTTCAAATGGTTGGAAAGTATCCGCCACACCATTGCCTGAAAATGACGCGCCGACTAAAATCATCGAGGCAAAAAGTTTATTCAATCTCATAGAGCACTTCTAATTATTTGTGTTCCCTGCTCAGAGTCTGGAAAAATCATTAAAGAGTGCAACACTCATCAATAACAGCAGCATAGCCGCACCAAACCTGAATCCTATGTCCTGTACCTTCTCTGGTACAGGCTTACCCGTAATCACTTCGATAAAGTAATACAGCAAGTGTCCCCCATCAAGTACTGGCAAAGGCATTAAATTAATAATCCCTAAGTTCACACTGATGAGTGCGATAAACCCAAGAAAGTACACAAATCCATAGTCAGCACTAGTACCAGCACCTTGAGCTATTGATATGGGACCACTTAGATTTTTCACCGACACATCGCCGGTAAATATTTTTCCAATCATCTTAAAACTGACAACGGTAAGTTGCCAAGTTTTATCAGCAGCTGCTGTAAAGGAATCTACTATGCCATACTCAAGCTGGAAGCGCATACTTTCAGGCCAATCAATTTGAGTAGGACTAACGCCAACAATACCAATGGTTTCACCAGCAGCATTCTTTTGTGCTTGTGGTGTAACATCAAGAGATATTTGTTGATTATCACGTAATACTTTTAACTGTACCGTTTTGTCGGCAGACTTTTGTATCACATCTACAAACTCATTCCAATCATGGTATTGGCTACCATTGATAGCAATAATTTCATCCCCGACTTTCAAGCCTGCGATTTCAGCAGCACTACCTTTCGATACCAGTGCAATTGTTGGCTCAATACCTGGTCGATAAAACCCTAAACCAAGAGCACTGATTGGCGATTCTTTATCCGGATCAAACTTCCACTGACGAATATCAATACTGTATGTTTTACCGACAGAGTTATTAGCAATATTTTCAGATAATGGTGCTAATGTAATTTCAACTTCGTCACCACCTATATGACTTACTAAAGCTAAATTTACTTCTTCCCAATTTCTCACTTTTTGGCCAGAAACAGCTAAGATTTGCATTGGCTGATCTATACTAATTTGAGCAGCGGGAGTATTTGGCTTAGTAGTGTCTATGACGGGTTTTAATGACGGCACACCGATAATGTACATCAAATAAAGTGCGACGATTGCAAATAAAAAATTTGCGATTGGTCCTGCTGAAACGACAGCAATTCTTTGCCAAACCGTTTTACGATTGAATGCCTGATCCTTTAATTCTTCAGGAACATCCTCTACTCGCTCATCTAGCATTTTGACATACCCGCCAAGCGGGATCATTGCTACAACGTATTCGGTACCGTCTTGCCCGACTTTTCGCCAAATAGCTTTACCAAAACCAATAGAAAAACGTTCTACTTTGATGTCACAACGACGTGCCACCCAAAAATGTCCGTATTCATGTGCTGTAATCAAAATACCTAATGCGACAATAAATGACCCTAGGTTCCAAAAAAAATCTAACATTGTTCTCCTATGAACTAGTTAATTGATTTTATTGCTTCATGTGCAATCGCACGTGCTTGTGCATCTAACTGTAAAATATCTTCAATCGTTGAAAGTGACGATTGCGGTACTTTTAATAAACAAGCTTCATTAACTTTAGCAACATCTGTGAACTTAATTTGCTCTGATAAAAAGGCTGCTACAGCAACTTCATTAGCAGCATTGAGTACTGTTGTTGCTTCTTGTCCATTCTGACACGCTTGCATTGCAAGCCCTAAACAGGGAAAACGATTGAAGTCAGGTTCACAGAAGCTCAATTCTCGGACTTTGAAAAAGTCTAAAGGTTCAACTCCAGCGTTAATTCTTTCAGGGAAAGACATACAATGCGCAATTGGTGTACGCATATCAGGGTTACCCATTTGTGCAATGACAGAGCCATCTCGGTATTGGACCATTGAATGGATAACACTTTGTGGGTGAATAACCACTTTTAATTGTTCTGGCTGAGTATTGAAAAGCCAGCGCGCTTCAATGAACTCTAAACCTTTATTCATCATAGTGGCTGAATCAACTGAAATCTTCGGTCCCATAGACCAATTAGGGTGATTACACGCTTGAGCGGGAGTCATTGCATTTAGTGTAGTTAAATCTGACGTTAAAAACGGACCACCTGAACCTGTCAGCAGAATATGCGAAATACCGGAAGCCGTTAAATCACAATGACCGAGATTAGCTTGTATTTCAGTAGGTAGACATTGAAAAATCGCATTATGTTCGCTATCAACAGGCAGCAATGTTGCGCCACTTTGTTGTGTTGTCTGCATAAACAATTCGCCAGACATCACTAAAGCTTCTTTATTGGCTAATAATACCCTTTTGCCCGCTTTAACCGCTGCAAAGGTGGAGACTAAACCTGCAGCGCCAACAATGGCTGCCATAACAGTATCCACTTCAGACGCTGTTACGAGCCCTATCAAGGCTTCTTCACCCGTTGTTACTGTCGTAGTGATGCTAGCAGGTAATTGTGCTTTTAACGCTTTAGCGGCTGATTCATCAACCATATGCGCATAGACAGGCTGATGCTCAACACATAATGCCAGCATTTTTTCAACACTTGAATTAGCAACAAGCCCATAAACTGAATATGCTTCAGAATTATGACTAATTACATTTAAGGTGCTTGAACCAATAGAGCCCGTAGCACCAAGAATCACCATATTTTGCATTGCGTTAAATCCAGAATGCGAGATAAATAAGAGCGAATATTGGTAACGCTGCAGTTAAGCTGTCCATTCGATCCAACACTCCGCCATGGCCAGGTAGAATCTTTCCAGAATCTTTAATGTTAGCCGCACGTTTGAACATACTTTCAGATAAATCACCAAAAGCTGAGGCTAATGCAGTAATCAAGGTAACAACGATAACTAAACCAAGTTCTTGTTCTGGCGAATAATACATAACCCCGAATGCCACAACCATAGTCGCTAACAAGCCACCAGCTAAACCTTCTAGGGTTTTATTAGGACTCACATTAGGCATTAATTTGCGTTTACCAAATGCACGTCCTGCAAAATAAGCTCCTGTATCTGCAGCCCATACAATTAACATAACTAAAAAGACTAATGTGCCACCAAAGTAAGGATCAACATTACTGCTCATGGATTTGAGAGTGATCAATGCGATAAAACACGGAATGAGCGTTAATTGCCCAAACATAGACTTAAGCATCGGGCTGTCTTTCCATGCTGAAGCACTTTTAGGATAAGTGACGACCAATATCGTACTCACGACCCACCAGAATGAGCCAATGGCAATAATAGAGACAAAAATGGGGTGTAACTGGCCTTTAAGCCACATTGAATCGACCGGAACAAATATGTTAAGCGCTAATAAAATAACGGTGACAGTCGCGGTAAATGTCCATTGTGTCACTTTACAATCAGGGTCTATAAAGCTGCCCCACTCTTTTGCTCCAATCATAAAGACAGGGATTAATACCCAAGCAAAATACTCAGCAGGTAAGAAAAAAATGGCACCTATCACTAAAGGAAGTAACCATAATACCGTTATAATTCGTTGTTTTAACAAAACTTAGCCTCTTAAATTTCTTTATATCGCACGGATTTCTTCAATTTGACTACCAGTCAAACCAAAGCGCCGTTGTCTACTGGCAAAAATAGCAAGTGCATCCCTGAACGCTTGCTCATTAAAATCTGGCCACAATGTCTCAGTAAAGACGAGCTCTGCATATGCGGCCTGCCATAAAATAAAATTACTTATGCGGTAATCACCGCCAGTTCTTATCATCAAATCAACTTCATTTTGCTCATGCATACATAAATGTTGATTTAGCGTCTCTTCAGTTATCTCGTCAGAGGTTAATTCACCTTGTGCAACTTTGTCAGCTAACTGTTGTGTCGCCTGCAAGATGTCCCAACGGCCACCGTAGTTAGCTGCAACATTGAGAACCAAACCGGTATTATCTGCTGTTTTTCGTTGTGCTTCATGGATCTGTTTTTGTAAACGAGCAGAAAAGCGGCTGATATCGCCAATGATATTTAGTCTAACTTGATTATTATGCAGTAACTTGATTTCTCTTTGTAAAACAGAGAAAAATAATTCCATCAGTAAACTGACTTCTTTATCTGGTCGACGCCAGTTTTCACTTGAAAAAGCAAATAACGTTAATGATTCAATGTCTAACTGACTTGCCACGCTGACAGCACGGCGCACAGCTTTAACACCCGCCTTGTGGCCGAACACTCTTGGTTTACCTTGTTGCTGAGCCCAGCGACCATTACCATCCATGATAATTGCGACATGTTTAGGTAGCGACTGTTTTACAACCTCAGATAATTGCCCAGGCAATTGTTCTGAAGAATCTATATCGACACCTGTTTTAGTTTTTGGCTCAAATCCAACAGTGGATGACATCTATTACAACCCTTTCAAATAGACAAACGCCGTGTAGTATAACCTTACACGGCGCTTTAACTCTAGCTTTGCTAGGGTGAGAATTAGACTTCCATCAATTCTTTTTCTTTAACTGCTAAAATTCCATCAATATTCTTGATACTAGCATCAGTAAACTTCTGAATTTCATCTTCGCTGCGGCGAACATCGTCTTCAGTACATTCTTTTGCTTTTTCAAGTTTCTTGATTTCAGTGATCGCGTCACGGCGAACATTACGCACAGCGATACGACCGTTTTCAGCTTCACCACGTACAACTTTGATGAAATCTTTACGACGTTCTTCAGTCAATGCTGGTAACGGGATACGCATTGAGCTGCCAGCTGTCATCGGGTTTAAACCTAAGTCTGAACTCATGATCGCTTTCTCTACAGCTTGCACCATAGTCGCATCAAATACTGTTACGTTTAATGTGCGAGAATCTTCAATACCGATGTTAGCAACTTGCTTGAGTGGCGTCATAGAACCGTAATAAGATACTTGAATTGAATCAAGTAAGCTTGGATGCGCACGGCCAGTACGGACTTTAGCCATTTGATTTTTAGTAGCTTCAACACATTTGCTCATACGATCTTGAGCATCTTCTTTAATTGTATTAATCACGTTAAATATCCTTTTGGTCACAAATGCTTACTACTTGAACGACACCTTGAAAATGGCACACAGTTTAATCCATGTCGATATCCGTTCAAGTGAGTTTTTAAGTCTGATGTTAGCTTTCTTTTTTAGCGCTAATATACGTACCTTCAGCTTCACCCATGATAACACGGCGTAATGCACCCGGCTTATTCATGTTAAAGACTAAAATAGGCATATTGTGGTCACGAGCTAGCGTGAATGCCGCTAAATCCATAACCTTAAATTCATTTTCTAATACTTCGTTGAAACAAAGCGTGTCATATTTCACAGCTTCAGGATCTTTCATTGGATCGGCTGAATACACACCATCCACTTTTGTTCCTTTTAGTACAACTTCAGCTTCAATTTCGATACCGCGTAAACACGCTGCTGAATCAGTTGTACAAAATGGATTACCAGTACCAGCTGCAAAAATAACAACTCGACCTGATTTTAATAAACTAATTGCCTCAGCCCAGTTATAATCATCACACACACCTTTTAAAGGGATAGCTGACATTAAACGTGCATTGACATAGGCACGGTGCAGCGCATCGCGCATCGCAAGACCATTCATCACTGTCGCAAGCATACCCATATGGTCACCAACAACACGATTCATACCTGCTTGAGCTAAACCTTCACCACGAAATAGATTACCACCACCAATTACAACCCCAACTTGAATGCCTAGTTCGACCAGTTCTTTGACTTCTTGAGCCATACGATCAAGAACTTTCGGGTCAATACCAAAGCCTTCTTCGCCCATTAAGGCTTCACCGCTTAATTTTAAAAGAACGCGTCTATACGCAGGTTTTGTATTGGTGCTCATAACTTTTTCCTAATTATAACAAAACCGCAGCGGTTGCTGCGGTTTTAGGGTATGAAGAGATGTAAGATTACGCTTGTTTAGTAGCGGCGATTTGTGCAGCAACTTCTGCAGCAAAATCTTCTTCTTTCTTCTGGATACCTTCACCAACTTCTAAACGAATGAAGTTAGAGACTGAAGCGCCTTTCTCTTTAAGAATAGCACCAACAGTTTTCTTAGGCTCCATGATGTAAGCTTGACCAGTAAGAGAGATCTCACCAGTAAACTTCTTCATACGGCCAACTACCATTTTCTCAGCAATCTCTGCAGGCTTGCCTTCGTTCATAGCGATTTCGATTTGAAGCTTTTGCTCTCTTGCTACTAGATCAGCAGGAACATCTTCAGGATGAACGAATTCAGGCTTAGAAGCAGCAACGTGCATTGCGATGTGCTTAAGTGTTTCAGCGTCAGCTTCACCCGTTACAACTACACCGATACGGTCGCCGTGACGGTAAGTCGCTTGAGTTTCGCCATTGATGTACTCAACGCGACGAACGTTGATGTTTTCACCAATTTTAGTCACTAAAGCAACACGCGTTTCTTCAAACTGTGCTTTTAAGTCTTCGATAGACACTTTAGAAGCTGTAGCAGCTTCTAGTACTTCGTTAGCAAATGCTAAGAAGTTACCATCTTTAGCAACGAAATCTGTTTGGCAGTTAACTTCTAATAACGCAGTGAAACCTTCACCTTGCTTGATTAGAATAGTACCTTCAGCAGCAATGTTACCCGCTTTTTTAGCAGCTTTTGCAGCACCGCTCTTACGCATATTATCAATCGCAAGCTCGATGTCACCGTCGGTTTCAGTCAATGCTTTTTTACAGTCCATCATGCCAGCGCCAGTGCGGTCACGAAGTTCTTTAACTTGGGCAGCAGTAATTGCCATTGTTAAGTCCTCAAATTTAATTCGTTTAATATTCTTCTATAAAACAGGGGCCAGAAGGCCCCTGTTTCACCAATCAGTTATTGGCAATAAGGGAGATGGTTAACCATCAACCTTATTAAACAGTTTCTACGAAACCGTCTTGCTCAGCTTGAACAGCTAAATCTTGACCGCGGCCTGAGTTAGCAGCTGCAGCAACAGAAGTAGTGTACAAACGGATAGAACGCATAGCATCATCGTTACCAGGAACGATGTAGTTAACGCCATCTGGAGCTGAGTTAGTATCAACAACAGCAGCAACTGGGATACCTAAGTTGTTAGCTTCTTTAATAGCGATATGCTCGTGGTCAGCACCGATAACGAATAATACGTCAGGTAGGCCGCCCATGTTTTTGATACCACCAAGAGATTTTTCTAACTTCTCTAGCTCGCGAGTACGCATTAACGCTTCTTTCTTAGTAAGCTTGTCGAAAGTACCGTCAACAGCTTGGCTTTCAAGCTCTTTAAGACGTTTGATTGACTGACGAACAGTTTTCCAGTTAGTCAACATACCGCCTAACCAGCGGTGATCAACGTAGTACTGGTCACAAGAAATTGCAGCTTCTTTAATAGCTTCGCCAGCAGCGCGCTTAGTACCAACAAAAAGGATTTTACCTTTTTTAGAAGCAACGTTGCTGATGAAAGCTAACGCTTCGTTGAACATTGGTACAGTGTGCTCAAGGTTGATGATATGAACACCATTACGTGCACCAAAGATGAAAGGCTTCATCTTAGGATTCCAGTAACGAGTTTGGTGACCGAAGTGAACACCAGCTTGAAGCATGTCGCGCATTGAAACAGTAGTCATTTTATTTACCTTAGTTTGGGGGGTTAGACCTCCACGGATCCCATACCTTCGACCCTTGTCAATATGACTAAGAGCACCCCGAAGAATGTGTCGATACGTGTGTGATTTAGTATTTAGTTAAATTGCCATCTATAACATGTATAATGGCCGCCATATTTTACTCTTAGTGAAGCCGTAAGTGAAGAAAGCTTTAACACTTAATTCATTTTTAATTTCATTAAGACTTATACATAACGGCGCGCTTTATACCATATTCAGGCAAAAAGTACAAATTTTGCCACGTTTTTAATGCGCTTATTTGACAGATATAACGGTAAGAGAATATTCATGAGCATAGTCATCAAGACAGCAGAACAAATCGAAAAAATGCGTGTTGCGGGTAAATTAGCGGCTGACGTACTAGAAATGATTGCACCACATGTGAAAGTAGGTGCAACCACTGACGAATTAAATGAAATTTGTGCAAAATATACCGAGGAACACGGTGCCATTTCTGCGCCACTTAATTACCACGGGTTTCCAAAATCAATTTGTACTTCAGTAAATGAAGTCGTTTGTCATGGTATTCCTAGTGCATATGCATTAAAAGATGGTGATGTCTTAAATATCGATATCACAGTGATTAAAGATGGGTTCCACGGTGATACATCAAAAATGTTTTTAATCGGTGATGTTAGTCCGAAAGACAAACGTTTAGCTCGCATTGCTCAAGAAAGTCTTTATTTAGCCATTCGCAAAGTAAAACCTGGCGTTAAACTGGGTGAAATTGGCACTGTTATTGAAAAATTTATTAAAGCCAGTAAGTCTGGATTAGACAAGTATTCAATCGTTCAAGATTACTGTGGTCATGGCATCGGTGAAGGTTTCCATGAAGAGCCACAAGTTGTACATTATAAAAATAATGACAAGACAGTATTAAAAGAAGGCATGTGCTTCACTATCGAGCCAATGATCAATGCTGGACGACATACCACTATCCTTAATAAAGAAGATAACTGGACAGTCACCACATCAGATGGTAAAAAATCAGCACAATGGGAACATACACTGCTTGTCACTAAAACCGGAGTAGAAGTACTTACTCTTCGTAGTGAAGAAGATTTCCCAAGAACAGTATAAAAATCAGGTAAATAAGGACATCAATGAACACTGCGCTGGTAGCTAAAAACACCCTTGTAGATTTAAACCAGCGCTTATTGGCGCAATTTTCTGAAAAGAAGCCAATAACTGAAATTGTGAAACAACGATGTCTATTTGTTGATGACTTACTTCAACAAGCTTGGCAATCGTTTGATTTTAACAATCAGTCGATTGCACTTATTGCAGTTGGTGGTTACGGCCGTGGAGAACTTCATCCCCACTCCGATATCGATCTATTGATTCTGACCAAGTCAGAGGATGAAAGTCTTCAAGCTAAAGAATTAATCAGTCAACTGATCACTTATCTATGGGACTCAGGCTTAGAGATAGGTCACAGTGTCCGCACGATAGAACAAACAATAGAATTAGGCTTAAACGATATCAGCACAGCAACAAACCTTCTTGAAGCAAGGTTGTTATGTGGAAGCTTAAGCTTATTTGATCAATTGTATGACGCGATTCGTGAACATGAGTTTTGGCCTTCTGATGCTTTCTTCTTAGCCAAAAAAGAAGAACAGCAAGACAGACATGCCAGAGCTAACGCTTTTGATTTAGAGCCAAATTTAAAATCCTGCCCTGGTGGTTTACGTGATATCCAAACTATCGCATGGGTTGCTATGCGGCACTTTGACGCTGCATCCTTAAAAGAGTTAGTTGATTACGAATTCCTTGAACAAATTGAATTAACCGAATTATTAGAGTGCCAAGACTTTCTATGGCAGCTGCGTTTTTCACTGCACATGATTGCCGGCAGAGATGAAAATAGACTGTTGTTTGACTTGCAAAGACAAGTCGCTACCGCAATGGGTTATGAAGATGGAACTCAACTTGCTGTAGAACAAATGATGAAGCGCTATTACCGTACTGTAAGACGGGTAATGGAATTAAATGAAATGTTGTTGCAACTATTTAAACGCGCAACGTTGCATCAAGTCATACCATTAACTATTCAGCCTATCAATGAACACTACCAACGTCGTGGTCACTTTATAGAAGTATTAGATAATCAACTTTTTGAACAACAACCTGAACAGATTGTTAATTTATTTTTATTAGTGGCTAAAAATTCTAATATTCAGCGAATTTACGCTCCAACACTGCGTTTATTGCGTAAAGCAAGGCGAGCTTTAAAGGGACCTTTGCAAGATAACCCTGAATGCCGAAAATATTTAATGCATATTTTAAAGCATCCTCGCGGCATTTCAGCCTTATCTTTAATGCATAAACACGGTATTTTATCTTCTTATTTACCCGCTTGGCGTAAAATAGAAGGTCAAATGCAGTTTGATTTATTCCATGCTTATACCGTCGATGAACACACCCACAGATTATTATTAAATATTGATCGCTTTGCCCAAGCAGATCAAAAAGATGAATTCCCATTA is a window of Shewanella donghaensis DNA encoding:
- the lpxD gene encoding UDP-3-O-(3-hydroxymyristoyl)glucosamine N-acyltransferase, producing the protein MKTVTLKELGQLLGASIKGDDTLVITSVATLEDATSDQLSFLANSKYRAQLESSQAGAVLLSEKDAKDYIGNALVLKDPYVGFARVAQLLDTTPKVTTGIHPSAQIDPSAQLGENVAIGANAVIDANVIIGNNVQIGAGSVVGEQSIIGSGTCLKANVTFYYDVVVGQDCIFHSGCIIGSDGFGYANERGNWIKIPQTGGVRIGDNVEIGANTTIDRGALSHTKIDDGVIIDNQVQIAHNCEIGQNTAIAGTTFIAGSTIIGKYCIFGGGCGVSGHLKIIDGTHVSGSTNITSEIRKPGLYSSATIAMENKTWRRNTVRFRHLDELFSRVKTIEKKIQD
- a CDS encoding OmpH family outer membrane protein; the protein is MLNRTLVTLAFLSAPMMAHAEKIAVVDMGEVFEQLPQREQISQSLKTEFGDRVADVQKMQEEMRTLVEKQQRDGALMSESQKTDLVRTMESLKSDFQLKGKALDEDMRRRQGEEQNKLLVKVQQAIDKIAEKESYDIVLQRGAVIFVKPEADISDKVVQALSKGN
- the bamA gene encoding outer membrane protein assembly factor BamA — its product is MRLNKLFASMILVGASFSGNGVADTFQPFEVTDIQIDGLQRVALGAALLSLPVKVGDTVDQVKLQQAIKSLYASTNFETINVSHDDGILIVAVKERATISAVTFEGNKDIKDEQLQESLDGSGIKIGESLDRTMLSGIEKGLQDFYYGVGKYGAKVEAEVINLPRNRVELKFNFTEGLAAEIRQINVVGNTVFSDSELIGLLELKDYVAWWDLFGERRYQKQKLEADLETVKTYYHNQGYIRFDVTSTQVAMTPDRKGLYITINVDEGEKYKVKEVNLTGELMGREKLMKAILPIKEGDMYNGGDVTFTEEMYSKYLGRFGYAYPEVKTYPEIDDETKTVALNINVNPGKRVYVRSINFTGNTVTKDEVMRRELRQMEGAWLNSGQVEYSKTLLNRLGYFETVDTETVQVPGSDDLVDIAFNVKEQPSGSFNAGVGYGTESGLSLQFGVQQSNFLGTGNQAGVSLNTNKYSKNVNLSYTDPYFTKDGVSLGGSVYWSEFDANEANLERYKNNSYGIAVNSGFPINESNRLNGGIGYRHNQISEISAYEQALRFYNVYRESDDPNADLAFDNFEVNGGWSRSTLNRGTFPTDGSSQRFSTKATIPGSDLQYFKTDLDTSFYIPLTRNHSFVFLTRARLGYANGYGQFNDNDQILPFWENYYSGGSSSLRGFKSNSVGPRSFYLYRGSEPCSPDPAGDSCSLPGDPNRVQVSSGRSIGGNAIATASMEMIVPVPFLDEAYSNSVRTSFFVDAGNVWDTEFDYDSYRNLPADEFDKLEDYSDPSRIRASWGMSVQWLSPMGPMVFSLAWPIKEYEDDETEIFSFNIGKTF
- the rseP gene encoding sigma E protease regulator RseP, translating into MLDFFWNLGSFIVALGILITAHEYGHFWVARRCDIKVERFSIGFGKAIWRKVGQDGTEYVVAMIPLGGYVKMLDERVEDVPEELKDQAFNRKTVWQRIAVVSAGPIANFLFAIVALYLMYIIGVPSLKPVIDTTKPNTPAAQISIDQPMQILAVSGQKVRNWEEVNLALVSHIGGDEVEITLAPLSENIANNSVGKTYSIDIRQWKFDPDKESPISALGLGFYRPGIEPTIALVSKGSAAEIAGLKVGDEIIAINGSQYHDWNEFVDVIQKSADKTVQLKVLRDNQQISLDVTPQAQKNAAGETIGIVGVSPTQIDWPESMRFQLEYGIVDSFTAAADKTWQLTVVSFKMIGKIFTGDVSVKNLSGPISIAQGAGTSADYGFVYFLGFIALISVNLGIINLMPLPVLDGGHLLYYFIEVITGKPVPEKVQDIGFRFGAAMLLLLMSVALFNDFSRL